One segment of Stappia sp. 28M-7 DNA contains the following:
- the iolE gene encoding myo-inosose-2 dehydratase, with amino-acid sequence MILYGTNPIAWSNDDDQSLGAHIPLQTCLSQAAEIGFDGIENGHKFPIDPAELAATLAPHGLKFVSAWYSLHLLTRSADTEIEAIGEHLARLKAMGSPVLIACETSNAIHGNDGVAVNDRPRLDRDRFAAFCADLEKVAAHCAAEGVPLVYHHHMGTIIESEEEIDALMELTGPATRLLLDTGHAYFGGGDPARLAEKHMGRVSHIHAKNVRPDVMAEVRKEGLSFLEGVRRGVFTVPGDPEGGVDFAPVLKTAAKHDYSGWLVIEAEQDPEVRDPVTYQSMGLKALKALARETGLDRG; translated from the coding sequence ATGATCCTCTACGGCACCAACCCGATTGCCTGGTCCAACGACGACGACCAGAGCCTCGGCGCTCACATTCCGCTTCAAACCTGTCTGTCGCAGGCTGCCGAGATCGGCTTCGACGGCATCGAGAACGGCCACAAGTTTCCGATCGATCCGGCCGAGCTCGCCGCAACGCTGGCTCCGCACGGCCTGAAATTCGTCTCGGCCTGGTACTCGCTGCATCTGCTGACGCGCTCGGCCGACACCGAGATCGAGGCGATCGGCGAGCATCTGGCGCGGCTGAAGGCGATGGGCTCGCCGGTGCTGATCGCCTGCGAGACCTCCAACGCTATCCACGGCAATGACGGGGTTGCGGTCAACGACCGCCCCCGTCTCGACAGGGACCGGTTCGCCGCCTTTTGCGCCGATCTGGAGAAGGTCGCGGCGCATTGCGCGGCCGAGGGCGTGCCGCTCGTCTACCATCATCACATGGGCACCATCATTGAAAGCGAAGAGGAAATCGACGCGCTGATGGAGCTGACCGGCCCGGCGACGCGGTTGCTGCTCGACACGGGCCACGCGTATTTCGGCGGCGGCGATCCGGCGCGGCTCGCCGAAAAGCACATGGGCCGCGTTTCACATATCCACGCCAAGAACGTGCGCCCGGATGTGATGGCTGAGGTTCGGAAAGAGGGGCTGAGCTTCCTGGAAGGGGTACGCCGGGGCGTCTTCACCGTGCCGGGCGATCCGGAGGGCGGGGTCGATTTCGCGCCGGTGCTGAAGACCGCTGCAAAGCACGATTATTCGGGCTGGCTGGTCATCGAGGCGGAGCAGGACCCGGAGGTCCGCGACCCGGTGACCTACCAGTCGATGGGCCTCAAGGCGCTGAAAGCGCTGGCGCGCGAGACCGGCCTCGACCGGGGATAA